Proteins co-encoded in one Maylandia zebra isolate NMK-2024a linkage group LG16, Mzebra_GT3a, whole genome shotgun sequence genomic window:
- the tlk1a gene encoding serine/threonine-protein kinase tousled-like 1, which translates to MEELHSLDPRRQELLEARFMGGVSGSTGGSTGSASGGTKGLTNNECSNHSFGSLGSSSDKESEGSDVKRGSSPAYSTPEKKQTETTRGRKRKPEIQSESSQGKSTVRGPKISDYFDFQGGNGSSPVRGPPPVIRSPQNSHSHSTQGTSVRQNSSSPTSLSFGDHMAHPKQLAVKFVQTDLTVLKLAALESTKNLDLEKKEGRIDDLLRANCDLRRQIDEQQKLLEKYKERLNKCITMSKKLLIEKSTQEKQACREKSMQDRLRLGHFTTVRHGASFTEQWTDGYAFQNLVKQQEWINQQREDIERQRKLLAKRKPPSSNNSQTPTTNSEPKQRKTKAVNGAENDPFLKPSLPQLLTLAEYHEQEEIFKLRLGHLKKEEAEIQAELERLERVRNLHIRELKRINNEDSSQFKDHPTLNERYLLLHLLGRGGFSEVYKAFDLIEQRYAAVKIHQLNKNWREEKKENYHKHACREYRIHKELDHPRIVKLYDYFSLDTDTFCTVMEYCEGNDLDFYLKQHKLMSEKEARSIVMQIVNALKYLNEIKPPIIHYDLKPGNILLVDGTACGEIKITDFGLSKIMDDDNYGVDGMDLTSQGAGTYWYLPPECFVVGKEPPKISNKVDVWSVGVIFFQCLYGRKPFGHNQSQQDILQENTILKATDVQFPVKPVSSNEAKAFIRRCLAYRKEDRIDVHQLGSDPYLLPHIRRSSSSGNLQMSAAVSSPASSSNISY; encoded by the exons ATGGAGGAGCTGCACAGCCTGGACCCCCGGAGACAGGAGCTGCTGGAGGCTCGTTTTATGGGCGGAGTCAGCGGCAGCACAGGGGGCAGCACTGGCAGCGCAAGCGGGGGAACCAAA GGCTTGACCAATAATGAATGTTCAAATCACAGTTTTGGGAGTCTAGGATCTTCAAGTGACAAGGAGTCGGAG GGGTCTGATGTGAAAAGAGGGAGCTCTCCTGCTTATTCG accccagagaagaaacagactgaaacaacTAGAGGCAGAAAAAGGAAACCTGAGATCCAGTCAGAGAGCAGCCAAG GAAAATCAACTGTGCGGGGACCCAAAATAAGTGATTATTTCGAT TTCCAGGGAGGAAATGGGTCCAGTCCTGTCAGAGGTCCCCCACCAGTGATTCGTTCGCCCCAGAATTCACATTCCCACTCGACTCAGGGCACTTCT GTTAGACAAAATAGCTCATCTCCTACTAGTCTGTCTTTTGGGGACCATATGGCACATCCAAAGCAACTAGCAGTCAAATTTGTTCAG ACTGACCTGACAGTGTTAAAATTGGCTGCCCTTGAAAGCACCAAGAATCTAGACCTTGAGAAGAAGGAGGGCAGGATAGATGACCTGTTAAGG GCAAACTGTGATCTCAGGAGACAGATAGATGAACAGCAAAAGTTACTTGAGAAATACAAGGAACGCTTGAATAAGTGCATCACCATGAGCAAGAAGTTACTTATAGAAAAG agCACCCAGGAGAAGCAGGCCTGTCGGGAGAAGAGCATGCAGGATAGACTACGTTTAGGCCACTTTACTACAGTGAGACATGGGGCCTCATTCACAGAGCAGTGGACAGATGGCTATGCCTTCCAAAACCTTGTCAA GCAGCAGGAGTGGATAAACCAACAGAGAGAAGACATTGAGAGGCAGAGGAAACTTCTTGCCAAGAGGAAACCTCCATCTTCCAACAACTCCCAAACACCAACCACAAACTCTGAGCCAAAGCAACGGAAAACCAAGGCGGTGAATGGAGCAGAAAACGATCCCTTTCTAAAACCCAGCCTACCTCAGCT GCTGACATTAGCAGAGTACCATGAACAGGAAGAGATCTTCAAACTGCGACTTGGACATCTGAAAAAG GAAGAAGCTGAGATCCAGGCAGAGCTCGAGCGTCTGGAGAGAGTGCGCAACCTTCACATTCGGGAACTGAAGAGAATAAATAACGAAGACAGCTCACA ATTTAAAGATCACCCAACGTTGAATGAAAGATACCTGCTCCTGCATCTTCTAGGCAGAGGAGGCTTTAGTGAAGTTTACAAG GCTTTTGACTTGATTGAACAACGATACGCTGCTGTGAAAATCCACCAACTTAACAAAAactggagagaagaaaaaaaagagaactatCACAA GCATGCATGTCGAGAGTACAGAATACACAAGGAGTTGGACCATCCCAGGATTGTGAAACTTTATGATTACTTCTCACTGGACACAGACAC GTTTTGCACCGTTATGGAGTACTGCGAGGGCAACGACCTGGATTTCTACTTGAAGCAGCATAAATTAATGTCTGAGAAGGAGGCACGGTCCATAGTCATGCAGATTGTAAATGCACTAAAATACCTGAATGAAATCAAACCTCCCATCATCCATTATGACCTTAAACCAG GTAATATCTTGTTGGTGGATGGCACAGCCTGTGGGGAAATTAAAATCACTGACTTTGGTCTTTCCAAAATTATGGATGATGACAACTACGGCGTAGATGGGATGGACCTGACATCACAGGGTGCAGGAACCTACTG GTACTTGCCTCCTGAGTGTTTTGTGGTTGGTAAAGAACCTCCAAAGATCTCCAACAAGGTGGATGTGTGGTCTGTGGGTGTCATCTTTTTCCAGTGTCTGTATGGAAGGAAG CCTTTTGGCCACAATCAGTCACAACAAGATATCCTGCAGGAGAACACCATACTCAAAGCTACCGACGTTCAGTTCCCTGTGAAGCCAGTTTCCAGTAACGAAGCAAAG GCTTTCATACGGCGGTGCCTGGCATACAGGAAGGAGGACCGGATCGACGTTCACCAGCTGGGAAGTGACCCCTACTTGCTCCCTCACATCCGGAGATCAAGCTCCTCTGGAAATCTGCAAATGAGTGCTGCGGTCTCAAGTCCAGCCTCCTCCAGCAACATCTCATATTGA
- the LOC101477661 gene encoding Golgi reassembly-stacking protein 2 yields MSGSPGKPKPQETRHDPSRLLTNHLTNQHRCQSHPDCRTRGSMGGSPSVEIPGGGKEGYHVLRVQENSPGRRAGLEPFFDFIISICDTRLNRDNDTLKELLKMNVEKPVKMLLYSSKTLAVRETTVTPSNMWGGQGLLGVSIRFCSFEGANENVWHVLEVEPNSPASLAGLRPHADYIIGVDTAMTESEDLFSLIETHEGKELKLYVYNTDADNCREVVITPNSDWGGEGSLGCGIGYGYLHRIPTLPFAEGKKISLPVQTHYEPPPSPKDGFTEVHLSAVVPTVPIAVSSSASTGLEQGLASLSVSSNPTSVLSSHTGVPAVPLHNQVPLSQTVPLSVSPAPTLPGVMPLPGGLSPFPNLPNLNVSLPDVSHALPPGVGIQPAGLPPLSAIYLPGAAPSATPPLSNFVSPPVFASTSPASTMLMNSFHAKTPNSPSVTTSGSINITMSADSS; encoded by the exons atgaGCGGAAGTCCTGGGAAACCAAAGCCACAGGAAACGCGGCATGATCCGAGCCGCCTGCTAACTAATCACCTAACTAACCAGCACAGGTGTCAGTCCCACCCTGACTGTCGCACTCGGGGAAGCATGGGAGGCTCTCCGAGCGTCGAGATACCAGGTGGAGGCAAAGAGGGATACCACGTCCTCAGG GTGCAAGAGAATTCTCCCGGTCGCCGTGCGGGACTGGAGCCATTCTTTGATTTTATCATCTCAATCTGCGACACTCGGCTG AACAGGGACAATGACACCCTGAAAGAGCTGCTGAAGATGAACGTGGAGAAGCCCGTCAAGATGTTGTTGTATAGCAGCAAGACGCTGGCAGTGCGGGAGACGACGGTCACGCCCAGCAACATGTGGGGCGGCCAGGGGCTTCTGGGAGTCAGCATTCGCTTCTGCAGCTTCGAGGGAGCCAATGAAAATGTTTGGCATGTCTTG GAAGTGGAGCCGAATTCTCCTGCATCCCTGGCAGGTTTGAGGCCGCATGCAGACTACATTATAGGAGTGGACACCGCCATGACTGAG AGCGAAGATCTGTTTTCCCTCattgaaacacatgaagggaaGGAGCTAAAGCTCTACGTTTACAACACAGACGCAGACAACTGCCGCGAGGTGGTCATCACCCCAAACTCTGACTGGGGTGGAGAAGGCAG TCTAGGCTGTGGGATTGGCTACGGTTACCTGCACAGGATACCTACCCTGCCATTTGCTGAGGGTAAGAAGATCAGTTTACCAGTACAGACTCATTACGAACCACCTCCTTCACCAAAAGATGGCTTCACAGAG GTCCACCTCTCTGCCGTCGTTCCAACTGTTCCAATTGCTGTGTCGTCTTCTGCTTCGACGGGATTGGAGCAAGGTCTCGCTAGCTTGTCCGTCAGCTCAAACCCAACATCGGTCCTGAGCAGTCATACAG GAGTTCCTGCTGTCCCGCTGCACAACCAAGTACCCCTCTCACAAACTGTTCCACTGTCTGTCAGTCCTGCTCCAACGCTACCAG GCGTAATGCCCCTACCTGGAGGTCTTTCACCTTTTCCTAATCTACCAAACCTAAATGTCTCATTGCCAGATGTGAGTCATGCATTGCCACCGGGAGTTGGAATACAGCCCGCAG GTCTTCCACCTCTTTCAGCAATTTACCTGCCGGGTGCTGCCCCCAGTGCAACTCCTCCCCTATCCAACTTTGTTTCACCCCCAGTCTTTGCCAGTACTTCGCCTGCTTCCACTATGCTAATGAACAGTTTTCATGCCAAAACCCCCAACTCCCCATCAGTGACCACCTCTGGATCAATAAATATTACAATGTCTGCAGACTCATCTTAA